A genomic stretch from Flavobacterium humidisoli includes:
- a CDS encoding AraC family transcriptional regulator, whose protein sequence is MPKLNQFKTLVLDEFEEEKFHLPPHTHTYYEIIYIKKGSGIHHINNNLLHYKAGDLFVISPDDEHYFDIKKSTRFIFIKFTDNYFNSKQNLTCDEFLIHTPESFMRDKILKETVLKFDEPCKTILKNTVENITKYGEYIDVTNSPIVFYQILSIFGLIKETIRCMNLQMTSKHLDNEQIANYIHQNIYQPKLVQIKVIADHFNIAQTYFSAYFKRTFNISYREYIHNLRTTLIEKRFHNNQLPIKQIAYEFGFTDESHLTNYFKKRKNMKPTDFKKL, encoded by the coding sequence ATGCCTAAATTAAATCAGTTTAAAACGCTTGTTCTTGATGAATTCGAAGAAGAGAAGTTTCATCTTCCACCGCATACGCATACATATTACGAAATCATCTATATCAAGAAAGGAAGTGGTATTCATCATATAAATAATAATCTGCTTCATTATAAAGCAGGAGATCTATTTGTGATTTCACCAGATGATGAACATTATTTCGACATTAAAAAGAGTACTCGTTTTATTTTTATAAAATTTACCGATAACTATTTTAATTCGAAGCAAAACTTAACCTGTGATGAATTCTTAATTCACACGCCAGAAAGCTTTATGCGGGATAAAATTTTAAAAGAAACCGTTTTAAAATTTGATGAACCTTGCAAGACTATTCTAAAAAATACAGTCGAAAACATCACAAAGTATGGTGAATATATTGATGTGACCAATTCACCTATTGTTTTCTATCAGATTCTTTCCATTTTTGGTTTGATTAAAGAAACCATACGATGCATGAATTTACAAATGACATCAAAGCATCTGGATAATGAACAAATTGCCAATTACATTCATCAGAATATTTACCAGCCCAAATTGGTTCAGATAAAAGTAATTGCAGATCATTTTAACATTGCTCAAACCTATTTTAGTGCTTATTTCAAAAGAACTTTCAACATAAGTTACCGCGAATACATTCATAATTTGAGAACGACTTTAATCGAAAAAAGATTTCATAACAATCAATTGCCCATAAAACAGATTGCCTACGAATTCGGTTTTACAGATGAAAGTCATTTGACGAATTATTTCAAAAAACGAAAAAACATGAAACCGACTGATTTTAAGAAACTGTAG
- a CDS encoding DUF3347 domain-containing protein has protein sequence MKKSIIALATVLTVLCSTNNIQANTAKLESGTTEIVDASQLQSVYDAYFTVKDALIKSDSKLTSAKAKDLLTAITAVKMDKLKSNEHAVWMKVVKKLTADAKSISATTDLKKQRETFKSLSKSTYDLIKVSNPEQPIYKQYCPMADADWLSKEKAVKNPYYGSSMLTCGNVVETIK, from the coding sequence ATGAAAAAATCAATCATAGCTTTAGCAACAGTACTTACCGTATTATGTAGTACAAATAACATTCAGGCAAATACAGCAAAATTAGAGTCGGGAACAACAGAAATCGTTGATGCGAGTCAGCTTCAATCTGTTTATGATGCTTATTTTACGGTAAAAGATGCCCTTATTAAAAGTGACAGCAAATTGACTTCGGCGAAAGCCAAAGACTTACTGACAGCGATTACTGCGGTAAAAATGGACAAACTAAAAAGCAACGAACATGCGGTTTGGATGAAAGTGGTTAAAAAACTAACTGCCGATGCTAAAAGTATTTCAGCAACAACAGATCTTAAGAAACAACGCGAGACTTTTAAATCTTTATCTAAAAGCACTTATGATCTTATAAAAGTTTCTAATCCAGAACAGCCAATCTACAAGCAATATTGCCCAATGGCAGATGCTGACTGGTTGAGCAAAGAAAAAGCAGTTAAAAATCCGTATTACGGTTCTTCTATGCTGACTTGCGGAAATGTGGTAGAAACGATTAAATAA